A window of Halomonas sp. H10-9-1 contains these coding sequences:
- the sohB gene encoding protease SohB translates to MGDWLADFGLFLAQLLSLVVIVGLAVAVLAKLRGETGSDSRLKLEELNRGHAARRRRLRLAATEPGARKRLVKAFRREDKKRDKAGKTEKGEQGQGRPTVWLLDFHGDIRASGTGRFAEEISAVIAAAEPGDEVVVRLESAGGLVHAYGLAAAELDRLREAGLATTVCVDKVAASGGYLMACGADSVRAAPLAVLGSIGVVAQVPNVHRLLKRHDIDVEVLTAGRYKRTLTVLGENTDEGREKFLDDLETTHELFKRHVAKRRPALDIESIATGEIWYGSEALDKGLVDALGTSEAYLVERMREARVIRVRLERPRRFAERLGVAVSAGVERALLRGAEVLDASRWWQR, encoded by the coding sequence ATGGGAGATTGGCTGGCGGATTTCGGACTGTTCCTGGCCCAGTTGCTGAGCCTGGTGGTGATCGTCGGACTCGCCGTCGCGGTGCTGGCCAAGCTGCGCGGCGAGACGGGCAGTGACTCGCGGCTCAAGCTCGAGGAGCTCAATCGGGGGCACGCTGCCAGAAGGCGGCGGTTGCGCCTGGCGGCTACTGAACCGGGGGCGCGCAAGCGCCTGGTCAAGGCGTTTCGTCGCGAGGACAAGAAGCGTGACAAGGCGGGCAAGACGGAGAAGGGCGAGCAGGGGCAGGGCCGACCGACGGTCTGGCTGCTCGACTTCCACGGCGATATCCGGGCCAGCGGTACCGGCCGTTTCGCCGAGGAGATATCGGCGGTGATCGCCGCCGCCGAGCCGGGGGACGAAGTGGTGGTGCGCCTGGAGTCCGCCGGCGGCCTGGTGCATGCCTATGGGCTGGCGGCCGCCGAGCTGGATCGCCTGCGCGAGGCGGGGCTTGCCACCACGGTCTGCGTCGACAAGGTGGCCGCGAGCGGCGGCTACCTGATGGCATGCGGTGCAGACAGCGTCCGGGCGGCCCCGCTGGCGGTGCTGGGGTCGATCGGCGTGGTGGCCCAGGTGCCCAACGTGCACCGCCTGCTCAAGCGTCACGACATCGATGTCGAGGTGCTGACCGCCGGGCGCTACAAGCGGACCCTGACGGTGCTCGGCGAGAATACCGATGAGGGGCGCGAGAAGTTCCTTGACGACCTGGAGACGACCCACGAGCTGTTCAAGCGCCACGTGGCGAAGCGTCGCCCGGCACTGGATATCGAGTCGATCGCCACCGGGGAGATCTGGTATGGCAGTGAGGCCCTCGACAAGGGGCTGGTCGACGCCCTGGGGACCAGCGAGGCCTACCTGGTGGAGCGCATGCGCGAGGCGAGGGTGATCCGGGTAAGGCTGGAGCGGCCCCGTCGATTCGCCGAGCGCCTGGGGGTGGCGGTATCGGCGGGGGTCGAGCGCGCACTGCTGCGCGGGGCAGAGGTACTCGATGCCAGCCGCTGGTGGCAGCGCTAG
- a CDS encoding alpha/beta fold hydrolase produces MPIELNYLDTGGAGTPLVVIHGLFGSADNWRSHIKAWESSRRVVAVDLRNHGRSPHVTGMGYAEMAGDVLALLDRLSIPCAHLLGHSMGGKVVISLARLAPERVASLIVGDIAPVAYGHDHDSVFAGLRRVVEGRPANRREADALLAEHVSEKAVRLFLATNLVRGEAEGMALRLGLDEIQDDYESIMGEPAGSEPFTGPTLVLRGRDSHYVADEHLPALHEVLPEARLVTLEAGHWLHAEQPDAFRESIDEFLAAVESGAA; encoded by the coding sequence ATGCCTATCGAGCTCAATTACCTGGATACCGGTGGCGCTGGCACGCCGCTGGTGGTCATCCACGGCCTGTTCGGCAGTGCCGACAACTGGCGCTCACATATCAAGGCCTGGGAGTCCAGTCGCCGGGTCGTGGCGGTGGACCTGCGTAACCATGGTCGTTCGCCGCATGTCACCGGGATGGGCTATGCGGAGATGGCCGGGGATGTGCTGGCGCTGCTCGACCGCCTGTCTATTCCGTGTGCCCATCTACTCGGCCACTCCATGGGCGGCAAGGTGGTGATTTCCCTGGCCCGTCTGGCGCCCGAGCGTGTGGCGTCGCTGATCGTCGGCGACATCGCGCCGGTGGCCTATGGACATGACCACGACAGCGTATTCGCGGGGCTGCGTCGGGTGGTGGAAGGGCGCCCGGCCAATCGCCGCGAGGCTGATGCGTTGCTGGCCGAGCATGTCAGCGAGAAGGCCGTGCGACTGTTCCTGGCCACCAACCTGGTGCGCGGCGAGGCAGAGGGCATGGCACTGCGCCTGGGGCTGGACGAGATTCAGGATGACTACGAGTCGATCATGGGGGAGCCGGCCGGCAGCGAGCCCTTCACCGGGCCGACCCTGGTGCTGCGAGGCCGCGATTCTCACTATGTCGCCGATGAGCACCTGCCGGCACTTCATGAGGTGCTGCCGGAGGCCCGGCTGGTGACGCTGGAAGCGGGGCACTGGCTGCATGCCGAACAGCCCGACGCCTTCCGTGAGTCCATCGATGAATTCCTCGCGGCCGTGGAGTCGGGTGCCGCCTGA
- a CDS encoding propionyl-CoA synthetase — MDRDRNAMSTYANEFRRSIDHPEAFWAEQARRIPWFKEPQRILDYDEANHARWYGDGELNIAYAALDHHVEQGRGEQPALLWDSPVTDSKRTLTYREMRDQVAAFAGALRDLGVEKGDRVVIYMPMVPEALVAMYACARLGAVHSVVFGGFAPHELAVRIEDATPKVVVAASCGVEVNKVLPYKPIIDEAIEQSAHKPDACVIFQREQHVADLGQRDHDWATLVEKAAPADCVAVKGTDPLYVLYTSGTTGKPKGVVRDTGGYAVALAYSMDVIYDVAPGEVFFSASDVGWVVGHSYIVYAPLLRGATSVVYEGKPVKTPDAGAFWRLIEEYRVKSFFTAPTAFRAIKKEDPDGKLLAEYDISSLKALFLAGERLDPPTFHWLDDLLDVPVIDHWWQTETGWPIAANLHGLEPMPTKAGSATVPVPGFDVQILDREGERVAPMEQGSVVIKQPMPPGCLTGVWGDPQRFHAAYMAAFPGYYLTGDGGYVDEDGYLFIMGRTDDVINVAGHRLSTGEMEEVVGAHPAVAECTVIGIHDALKGQLPVGLVIPKDGFGGREVELEEELIALVREKIGPIACFKQVLVVDRLPKTRSGKILRKLLRNIADGKEFGIPSTIDDPASLEEIHEAMKAREVGAAHAARQV, encoded by the coding sequence CTGGACCGTGACAGGAACGCCATGAGCACCTACGCCAACGAATTCCGCCGTTCGATCGACCATCCCGAGGCCTTCTGGGCCGAGCAGGCCCGCCGCATCCCCTGGTTCAAGGAGCCCCAGCGCATCCTCGACTACGACGAGGCCAATCACGCGCGCTGGTACGGTGATGGCGAGCTGAACATCGCCTACGCCGCCCTCGACCATCACGTCGAACAGGGCAGGGGGGAGCAGCCGGCCCTCCTCTGGGATTCCCCGGTAACCGACAGCAAGCGCACCCTGACCTATCGCGAGATGCGTGACCAGGTGGCGGCCTTCGCCGGCGCGCTCAGGGACCTGGGCGTCGAGAAGGGCGACCGGGTGGTGATCTACATGCCCATGGTGCCCGAGGCACTGGTGGCCATGTACGCCTGTGCCAGGCTCGGTGCCGTGCACTCGGTGGTGTTCGGTGGCTTCGCCCCCCATGAGTTGGCCGTGCGAATCGAGGATGCCACTCCCAAGGTGGTCGTGGCGGCTTCCTGCGGCGTCGAGGTCAACAAGGTCCTGCCCTACAAGCCGATCATCGATGAGGCCATCGAGCAGAGTGCCCACAAGCCCGACGCCTGCGTGATCTTCCAGCGCGAGCAGCATGTCGCCGATCTGGGGCAGCGCGACCATGACTGGGCAACCCTGGTGGAGAAGGCGGCGCCCGCCGACTGCGTGGCGGTGAAGGGTACCGATCCGCTCTACGTGCTCTACACCTCCGGCACCACCGGCAAGCCCAAGGGCGTGGTACGCGATACCGGTGGCTACGCGGTGGCCCTGGCCTACTCCATGGACGTGATCTACGACGTGGCCCCGGGCGAGGTGTTCTTCTCGGCCTCGGACGTTGGCTGGGTGGTCGGGCACTCCTATATCGTCTATGCGCCACTGCTGCGCGGGGCCACCAGCGTGGTCTACGAGGGCAAGCCGGTAAAGACGCCCGATGCCGGCGCCTTCTGGCGGCTGATCGAGGAGTATCGGGTGAAGAGCTTCTTCACCGCGCCGACCGCCTTCCGTGCCATCAAGAAGGAGGATCCCGACGGCAAGCTGCTGGCGGAGTACGACATCTCCAGCCTCAAGGCGCTGTTCCTGGCCGGCGAGCGCCTCGATCCGCCCACCTTCCACTGGCTCGACGACCTGCTTGACGTGCCGGTGATCGATCACTGGTGGCAGACCGAGACCGGTTGGCCGATCGCCGCCAACCTGCACGGCCTGGAGCCGATGCCCACCAAGGCGGGTAGTGCCACCGTGCCGGTGCCGGGGTTCGATGTGCAGATCCTCGATCGCGAGGGCGAGCGGGTCGCGCCCATGGAGCAGGGCAGCGTGGTGATCAAGCAGCCCATGCCGCCGGGTTGCCTGACCGGGGTGTGGGGTGACCCGCAGCGTTTCCACGCGGCCTATATGGCGGCTTTCCCGGGCTACTACCTGACCGGGGATGGTGGCTATGTCGATGAGGATGGCTACCTGTTCATCATGGGACGCACCGATGACGTCATCAACGTTGCCGGCCACCGCCTCTCCACCGGCGAGATGGAGGAGGTCGTGGGCGCGCACCCTGCGGTGGCGGAGTGCACCGTTATCGGTATCCATGATGCGCTCAAGGGACAGTTGCCGGTGGGCCTGGTGATTCCCAAGGACGGCTTCGGTGGCCGCGAGGTGGAGCTGGAGGAGGAGTTGATCGCCCTGGTGCGCGAGAAGATCGGCCCCATCGCCTGTTTCAAGCAGGTGTTGGTGGTGGACCGTCTGCCCAAGACGCGCTCCGGCAAGATCCTGCGCAAGCTGCTGCGCAATATCGCCGACGGCAAGGAGTTCGGTATCCCCTCGACCATCGATGATCCGGCGAGCCTGGAGGAGATTCATGAGGCCATGAAGGCCCGCGAGGTCGGCGCCGCCCACGCCGCCCGCCAGGTCTGA
- a CDS encoding 7-cyano-7-deazaguanine/7-aminomethyl-7-deazaguanine transporter, with the protein MFVLSDSQYRRCLALLVTFHIVVIAASNYLVQLPFTLFGYHTTWGAFSFPFIFLATDLTVRLFGKGPARAIIMRVMLPALVISYVVSVVFPRGGFAGIEALGEWNLFVARIAVASFMAYVLGQLLDVHVFDRLRRLRAWWVAPAISTVAGNLADTFAFFSIAFHNSPDAFMAANWLEIAWVDYVIKLIISLLFFLPLYGVLLAWLSRRLVAVTGSDDLAPEVARARY; encoded by the coding sequence ATGTTCGTGCTTTCCGACTCCCAGTATCGCCGCTGCCTGGCGCTGCTCGTCACCTTCCATATCGTCGTGATTGCCGCCAGCAACTACCTGGTGCAGTTGCCCTTCACGCTGTTCGGCTACCACACCACCTGGGGCGCCTTCAGCTTTCCCTTCATCTTCCTGGCCACCGACCTGACCGTGCGCCTCTTCGGCAAGGGCCCGGCTCGAGCCATCATCATGCGGGTGATGCTGCCGGCGCTGGTGATCTCCTATGTCGTCTCGGTGGTGTTCCCGCGTGGCGGCTTCGCCGGCATTGAGGCCCTGGGCGAGTGGAACCTGTTCGTTGCCCGCATCGCCGTGGCCAGCTTCATGGCCTACGTGCTGGGGCAGCTGCTCGATGTCCACGTCTTCGATCGCCTGCGCCGTCTGCGCGCCTGGTGGGTGGCGCCGGCGATCTCCACGGTGGCGGGCAATCTGGCCGATACCTTCGCCTTCTTCTCGATCGCCTTCCACAACAGCCCCGATGCCTTCATGGCGGCCAACTGGCTGGAGATCGCCTGGGTCGACTACGTGATCAAGCTGATCATCAGCCTGCTGTTCTTCCTGCCGCTCTACGGGGTACTGCTGGCCTGGCTGAGCCGTCGCCTGGTGGCGGTCACCGGGAGCGACGATCTCGCACCCGAGGTGGCGCGCGCCCGTTACTGA
- a CDS encoding metalloregulator ArsR/SmtB family transcription factor, with the protein MHTPSREAARLIEGGSGAIDRATALLKAMANDNRLHILCLLDAGELSVTELNGHLALSQSALSQHLAILRREELVTTRRSSQTIYYSLQGDSARAIIATLVNLGMADG; encoded by the coding sequence ATGCACACGCCCAGCCGCGAGGCAGCAAGACTCATCGAGGGGGGAAGCGGCGCCATCGATCGCGCCACTGCCCTGCTCAAGGCCATGGCCAACGACAATCGACTGCATATCCTCTGCCTGCTCGACGCAGGCGAACTGTCGGTGACCGAACTCAATGGACACCTGGCCCTGAGCCAGTCGGCGCTGTCCCAGCACCTCGCGATCCTGCGCCGCGAGGAGCTGGTGACCACGCGACGCAGCTCCCAGACCATCTACTACTCACTGCAGGGAGATAGCGCCAGGGCCATCATCGCCACCCTGGTCAACCTCGGCATGGCCGACGGCTGA
- a CDS encoding ABC transporter substrate-binding protein, translated as MPNPPAPVPWRRSRLVLCLLLALALLPSPTWAEEGLEAPDAPVTLGGDVMVPDLNASTGKGLEVPDAPPSLEGDVVVPDLNASAGEEATPTNLPEVEGPPSDDEATPGEPDASIPSVTHAPAEPLEPPPLESLTIMLDWYPSPHHAALILAAGNGLPQREGLELTIRTPADPGAPLRLLNANLVDLALTHQLQLHLQVDRGKSPIRVATLVDTPLAGILVRESSGVEGPEGLAGLTLGHATEDGRDILFPALITPHGIARGEVNLVETGFALATAMTEQSLDGLVTPLRLTLQRQLADRGVSTRLLNVEEHGIPFHDGLILVANRDRLSRLREPIIELVDILRDTTLWMIEHPERAWEALVELEPTLDTAANRDAWIATLMRLSAQPAALDSRRYSQVEAYLHENGLIESISRLERLAVDLGAD; from the coding sequence ATGCCCAACCCCCCTGCCCCTGTGCCCTGGCGACGCTCGCGTCTCGTCCTGTGCCTGCTGCTGGCCCTGGCGCTGTTACCCTCCCCGACCTGGGCAGAGGAAGGCCTGGAGGCACCCGATGCTCCGGTGACCCTGGGGGGCGATGTCATGGTGCCCGACCTCAACGCCTCCACCGGGAAAGGCCTCGAGGTACCCGATGCTCCGCCGAGCCTGGAGGGCGATGTCGTGGTACCCGATCTCAACGCCTCCGCCGGGGAGGAGGCGACGCCCACGAACTTGCCCGAGGTCGAGGGGCCGCCTAGCGATGACGAGGCCACGCCCGGCGAGCCCGACGCGTCGATCCCAAGTGTCACCCACGCGCCCGCCGAGCCGCTGGAACCCCCGCCGCTCGAGTCACTGACGATCATGCTCGACTGGTACCCCAGTCCGCACCACGCCGCCCTGATCCTGGCGGCAGGCAACGGGCTTCCCCAGCGCGAAGGGCTGGAGCTTACGATCAGGACCCCGGCGGATCCCGGCGCCCCGCTGCGGCTCCTGAATGCCAACCTTGTCGACCTGGCCCTCACCCATCAGCTGCAGCTGCATCTCCAGGTCGACCGCGGCAAGTCGCCGATACGCGTGGCGACCCTGGTCGACACGCCGCTTGCTGGGATACTGGTGCGCGAATCCAGCGGCGTAGAGGGACCGGAGGGGCTCGCCGGGCTCACCCTGGGGCACGCCACCGAGGATGGCCGCGACATCCTGTTTCCTGCCCTGATCACCCCCCACGGCATCGCCCGCGGTGAGGTCAACCTGGTGGAGACTGGCTTCGCCCTGGCCACCGCCATGACCGAGCAATCCCTGGACGGCCTGGTGACACCGCTACGCCTGACACTGCAGCGCCAGTTGGCGGATCGCGGCGTGTCGACCCGCCTGCTCAACGTCGAGGAGCATGGCATCCCGTTCCACGACGGGCTGATTCTCGTGGCCAACCGCGACCGCCTGTCCCGTCTCCGGGAGCCCATCATCGAACTGGTCGATATCCTGCGTGATACCACCCTATGGATGATCGAGCACCCCGAGAGGGCATGGGAGGCCCTGGTCGAACTGGAGCCGACCCTCGATACGGCCGCCAACCGTGACGCCTGGATCGCCACCCTGATGCGCCTGAGCGCCCAGCCCGCGGCGCTGGACAGTCGGCGCTACAGCCAGGTCGAGGCTTACCTCCACGAAAACGGGCTGATCGAATCGATCAGCCGGCTGGAACGCCTTGCGGTGGACCTCGGCGCCGACTGA